In Xanthomonas sacchari, a genomic segment contains:
- the groL gene encoding chaperonin GroEL (60 kDa chaperone family; promotes refolding of misfolded polypeptides especially under stressful conditions; forms two stacked rings of heptamers to form a barrel-shaped 14mer; ends can be capped by GroES; misfolded proteins enter the barrel where they are refolded when GroES binds) — MAAKDIRFGEDARSRMVRGVNILANAVKATLGPKGRNVVLEKSFGAPTITKDGVSVAKEIELADKFENMGAQMVKEVASKTSDNAGDGTTTATVLAQALIREGSKAVAAGMNPMDLKRGIDKAVVAAVAELKKISKPTADDKAIAQVGTISANSDESIGNIIADAMKKVGKEGVITVEEGSGLENELDVVEGMQFDRGYLSPYFINNQQSQQADLDDPFVLLHDKKISNVRDLLPVLEGVAKAGKPLLIVAEEVEGEALATLVVNTIRGIVKVVAVKAPGFGDRRKAMLEDMAVLTGGTVISEEVGLALEKATIKDLGRAKKVQVSKENTTIIDGAGDTSAIESRIKQIKAQIEETSSDYDREKLQERVAKLAGGVAVIKVGASTEIEMKEKKARVEDALHATRAAVEEGVVPGGGVALVRALSAIGELKGANEDQTHGIQIALRAMEAPLREIVTNAGEEPSVILNKVKEGSGNFGYNAANGEFGDMVEFGILDPTKVTRSALQNAASIAGLMITTEAMVAEAPKKEEPAAPGGMGGGMGGMGGMDF, encoded by the coding sequence ATGGCTGCCAAAGATATCCGTTTCGGTGAAGACGCCCGTTCGCGCATGGTGCGCGGCGTCAACATCCTCGCCAATGCCGTCAAGGCCACCCTGGGCCCGAAGGGCCGCAACGTCGTGCTCGAGAAGAGCTTCGGCGCCCCGACCATCACCAAGGACGGCGTCTCCGTCGCCAAGGAAATCGAACTGGCCGACAAGTTCGAGAACATGGGCGCGCAGATGGTGAAGGAAGTCGCCTCCAAGACCTCCGACAACGCCGGTGACGGCACCACCACCGCCACCGTGCTGGCGCAGGCGCTGATCCGCGAAGGTTCCAAGGCGGTCGCCGCCGGCATGAACCCGATGGACCTCAAGCGCGGCATCGACAAGGCCGTCGTGGCCGCCGTGGCCGAGCTGAAGAAGATCAGCAAGCCCACCGCCGACGACAAGGCCATCGCCCAGGTCGGCACCATCTCCGCCAACTCCGACGAGTCGATCGGCAACATCATCGCCGACGCGATGAAGAAGGTCGGCAAGGAAGGCGTGATCACGGTCGAGGAAGGCTCGGGCCTGGAGAACGAGCTGGACGTGGTCGAGGGCATGCAGTTCGACCGCGGCTACCTGTCGCCGTACTTCATCAACAACCAGCAGAGCCAGCAGGCCGACCTGGACGACCCGTTCGTGCTGCTGCACGACAAGAAGATCTCCAACGTGCGTGACCTGCTGCCGGTGCTGGAAGGCGTGGCCAAGGCCGGCAAGCCGCTGCTGATCGTCGCCGAGGAAGTGGAAGGCGAGGCGCTGGCGACCCTGGTGGTCAACACCATCCGCGGCATCGTCAAGGTCGTGGCGGTCAAGGCCCCGGGCTTCGGCGACCGTCGCAAGGCGATGCTGGAAGACATGGCCGTGCTGACCGGCGGCACCGTGATCTCCGAGGAAGTGGGCCTGGCGCTGGAGAAGGCGACCATCAAGGACCTGGGTCGCGCCAAGAAGGTGCAGGTCTCCAAGGAGAACACCACCATCATCGACGGCGCCGGCGACACCTCGGCGATCGAGTCGCGCATCAAGCAGATCAAGGCGCAGATCGAAGAGACCTCTTCGGACTACGACCGCGAGAAGCTGCAGGAGCGCGTGGCCAAGCTGGCCGGCGGCGTGGCGGTGATCAAGGTCGGTGCCTCGACCGAGATCGAGATGAAGGAAAAGAAGGCGCGCGTCGAAGACGCCCTGCACGCGACCCGTGCGGCGGTGGAAGAAGGCGTGGTCCCGGGCGGCGGCGTGGCGCTGGTGCGCGCGCTGAGCGCGATCGGCGAGCTGAAGGGCGCCAATGAAGATCAGACCCACGGCATCCAGATCGCGCTGCGCGCGATGGAAGCGCCGCTGCGCGAGATCGTCACCAATGCCGGCGAAGAGCCGTCCGTGATCCTGAACAAGGTCAAGGAAGGCAGCGGCAACTTCGGCTACAACGCTGCCAACGGCGAGTTCGGCGACATGGTCGAGTTCGGCATCCTGGATCCGACCAAGGTGACCCGTTCGGCGCTGCAGAACGCCGCCTCGATCGCCGGCCTGATGATCACCACCGAAGCGATGGTGGCCGAGGCCCCGAAGAAGGAAGAGCCGGCCGCCCCGGGCGGCATGGGCGGCGGCATGGGCGGCATGGGCGGCATGGATTTCTGA
- a CDS encoding co-chaperone GroES, with translation MSIKPLHDRVVVKPIEADEISAGGIVIPDSAKEKSTKGEVVAVGAGKPLDNGSVRAPALKVGDKVIYGQYAGSSYKAEGVEYKVLREDDVLAIVG, from the coding sequence ATGAGCATCAAGCCGCTTCACGACCGCGTCGTAGTCAAGCCGATCGAAGCCGACGAAATCTCCGCCGGCGGCATCGTGATCCCGGATTCGGCCAAGGAAAAGTCCACCAAGGGTGAAGTCGTGGCCGTCGGCGCCGGCAAGCCGCTGGACAACGGCAGCGTGCGCGCCCCGGCGCTGAAGGTCGGCGACAAGGTCATCTACGGCCAGTACGCCGGTTCCAGCTACAAGGCCGAAGGCGTCGAGTACAAGGTGCTGCGCGAAGACGACGTGCTGGCGATCGTCGGCTAA
- a CDS encoding endonuclease: MKPSAVALPLACLLALAGSAQAAVFINELHYDDATAAGDTGEGVEIVATAGESLSGYRVYLYNGSNPSAATVYANSAVPAGNLVSCGGQVRIATVGYASNGIQNGPNDGLALVDGDGKVVQFLSYEGAITGSGGPAAGMTSQNLPVSESNSTAAGTSLQLRGNGSAAADFSWAASAANTFGACNNGQTFAGGSSNAAPTVTATTPTQGATDFPAAGDLAVTFSEAVSLASGAFGLSCQQSGSVALSYPSSGTQFTLSTNTALKAGESCTLSIVAARVSDADGAHPAQDRSVAFNVASGSGGGSGAGTYYSHVNTSSPSQLRCSLHETIKGHTVYPYSSSSGTDTWAILEIADEDPNNSQRVLDAYRNRSYAKGSDRAGSGSGLKYNREHSWPNSLGFGTATGDKGLPYAPYTDTHMLYLTDATWNADRGNKPYAKCDSNCGERATEANAGFGGGSGRYPGNSNWVRTPDGNSGTFEVWDHRKGDMARAVMYMAIRYEGGVDAKTGQSEPDLELTDDRSKIVKTSSSPAYMGLLSTLIAWSQQDPPDDAERARNEVIYSFQGNRNPFIDHPEWATSSLFTSAKPASCQLVN, encoded by the coding sequence ATGAAGCCATCCGCCGTTGCGTTGCCGCTGGCCTGCCTGCTCGCCCTTGCCGGGTCGGCCCAGGCCGCCGTATTCATCAACGAATTGCATTACGACGATGCCACCGCCGCCGGCGACACCGGCGAAGGCGTGGAGATCGTCGCCACCGCCGGGGAGAGCCTGAGCGGCTACCGCGTCTACCTGTACAACGGCAGCAACCCGAGCGCGGCCACCGTCTACGCCAACAGCGCGGTGCCGGCCGGCAACCTGGTCAGTTGCGGCGGGCAGGTGCGCATCGCCACCGTCGGCTATGCCAGCAACGGCATCCAGAACGGGCCCAACGACGGCCTGGCGCTGGTCGACGGCGACGGCAAGGTGGTGCAGTTCCTCAGCTACGAGGGCGCCATCACCGGCAGCGGCGGCCCCGCTGCGGGCATGACCAGCCAGAACCTGCCGGTCAGCGAGAGCAACAGCACCGCGGCCGGCACCTCGCTGCAACTGCGCGGCAACGGCAGCGCCGCGGCCGATTTCAGCTGGGCCGCCAGCGCCGCCAACACCTTCGGCGCCTGCAACAACGGCCAGACCTTCGCCGGCGGCAGCAGCAACGCCGCGCCGACGGTGACCGCCACCACCCCGACCCAGGGCGCCACCGACTTCCCCGCCGCCGGCGACCTGGCGGTGACCTTCAGCGAGGCGGTGAGCCTGGCCAGCGGCGCGTTCGGCCTGAGCTGCCAGCAGTCCGGCAGCGTGGCGCTGAGCTACCCCAGCAGCGGCACCCAGTTCACGCTGTCCACCAACACCGCGCTGAAGGCCGGCGAGAGCTGCACCCTGAGCATCGTCGCCGCGCGCGTGAGCGATGCCGACGGCGCGCATCCGGCGCAGGACCGCAGCGTCGCCTTCAACGTGGCCAGCGGCTCGGGCGGCGGCAGCGGCGCCGGCACCTACTACTCGCACGTCAACACCTCCAGCCCCAGCCAGTTGCGCTGCTCGCTGCACGAGACGATCAAGGGCCACACCGTCTATCCGTACAGCAGCAGTTCCGGCACCGACACCTGGGCCATCCTGGAGATCGCCGACGAGGATCCGAACAACAGCCAGCGGGTCCTCGACGCCTACCGCAACCGCAGCTACGCCAAGGGCAGCGACCGCGCCGGCAGCGGCAGCGGCCTGAAGTACAACCGCGAGCACAGCTGGCCGAACTCGCTGGGCTTCGGCACCGCCACCGGCGACAAGGGCCTGCCCTACGCGCCGTACACCGACACCCACATGCTGTACCTGACCGACGCCACCTGGAACGCCGACCGCGGCAACAAGCCCTACGCCAAGTGCGACAGCAACTGCGGCGAGCGCGCCACCGAGGCCAACGCCGGCTTCGGCGGCGGCAGCGGCCGCTACCCGGGCAATTCCAACTGGGTGCGCACCCCGGACGGCAACAGCGGCACCTTCGAGGTGTGGGACCACCGCAAGGGCGACATGGCGCGTGCGGTGATGTACATGGCGATCCGTTATGAAGGCGGGGTGGATGCCAAGACCGGGCAGTCCGAGCCGGACCTGGAGCTGACCGACGACCGCAGCAAGATCGTCAAGACCTCGTCCTCGCCCGCCTACATGGGCCTGCTGTCGACCCTGATCGCGTGGAGCCAGCAGGATCCGCCGGACGACGCCGAGCGTGCCCGCAACGAGGTGATCTACAGCTTCCAGGGCAACCGCAACCCGTTCATCGACCACCCCGAGTGGGCGACCTCGTCACTGTTCACCTCGGCCAAGCCGGCCAGCTGCCAGTTGGTCAACTGA
- the cutA gene encoding divalent-cation tolerance protein CutA, protein MSAPALRLLLSTCPDAASAARIAQALVDERLAACVSRLPGVQSTYRWQGTVEQGEEVLLLIKTTADRLPALQQRLCALHPYEVPELVELEVAGGLPAYLQWVHAETREEP, encoded by the coding sequence ATGTCCGCGCCCGCCCTCCGCTTGCTGCTCAGCACCTGCCCCGATGCGGCCAGCGCCGCGCGGATCGCCCAGGCCTTGGTCGACGAGCGCCTGGCCGCCTGCGTCAGCCGCCTGCCCGGCGTGCAGTCCACCTATCGCTGGCAAGGCACGGTGGAACAGGGCGAGGAAGTGCTGCTGCTGATCAAGACCACCGCCGACCGCCTGCCTGCCCTGCAGCAGCGACTGTGTGCGCTGCACCCCTATGAAGTCCCCGAACTGGTCGAACTCGAGGTCGCCGGCGGCCTGCCGGCCTACCTGCAGTGGGTCCATGCCGAAACCCGTGAGGAACCGTAA
- a CDS encoding protein-disulfide reductase DsbD family protein, whose amino-acid sequence MTLLHRLAALCLLAVAAFPALAISEKDLLSVDQAFALSAQAPERGRIALHWDIAKGYYLYRHRIAVKVIGGFKPNPTLQLPAGHKKTDPYFGEVETYRDALNAVQSGVADPGTSRVQLEVRYQGCADAGVCYPPQKRLLEVTLPAAATATASAAADPAPALPPPAATGGLPGSGPGAGTGAKPLFGPGAGAAAVQGLPLPSDQAFQFEAIVGDGNTLLLRFTPAPGYYLYRDRTALALEGAPGIRTGMPRWPKGSSHQDEHFGNVVVYFDQAEVTVPLQRQRADAAAATLVATFQGCQTDGICYPPMTRRVKLALPKGTVTPADQAEVSPLLVTPLDSRQADANDAAAAAAADALPAIPDASAHNAARSAAPPPATQNLLWILLLALGGGLLLNLLPCVLPILSLKVLGLAQSGESRGRARSHALWYTLGVLASFAVIGGIAVAARLLWGFQLQRPGFVAVLVYLMFVVGLSLSGVFTLSANLGGVGQSLSARSGPVGDFFTGVLACVVSSACIGPFMGPALGYALTAPAAAAMLVFLTLGLGLALPFLLIGFVPSLARRLPKPGAWMETLKQVLAFPMYLSAIWLLWVLGKQRGVDAVALLLIGATLLALGLWWFERARWRGHALGTRLASVLLLLALLPAWGVTRLPPPSASVERNTVAYSPQMLDRLRTDNRVVFVNMTADWCVTCKANERNVFDSDAFRDTIKRVDAVYMKGDWTNEDPRISAFLAEHKAVGVPLYVVYGPGAPPTVLPPVLSQAVVEDALLRAAR is encoded by the coding sequence ATGACCCTGCTGCACCGCCTCGCCGCCCTGTGCCTGCTGGCCGTGGCCGCCTTCCCCGCCCTGGCGATCAGCGAAAAGGACTTGCTGTCGGTGGACCAGGCCTTCGCGCTCAGCGCGCAGGCGCCCGAACGCGGCCGCATCGCGCTGCACTGGGACATCGCCAAGGGCTATTACCTGTATCGGCACCGCATCGCGGTGAAGGTGATCGGCGGCTTCAAGCCCAACCCGACCCTGCAGTTGCCGGCCGGCCACAAGAAGACCGACCCGTACTTCGGCGAAGTGGAGACCTACCGCGACGCACTGAACGCGGTGCAGAGCGGCGTCGCCGATCCCGGTACCAGCCGCGTGCAGCTCGAGGTGCGTTACCAGGGCTGCGCCGATGCCGGCGTGTGCTACCCGCCGCAGAAGCGCCTGCTGGAGGTGACCCTGCCGGCGGCAGCCACTGCCACTGCCAGTGCCGCCGCCGATCCGGCGCCGGCACTGCCACCGCCGGCCGCGACGGGCGGGCTGCCGGGCAGCGGCCCGGGCGCGGGCACCGGCGCCAAGCCGCTGTTCGGTCCCGGCGCCGGTGCCGCCGCGGTGCAGGGCCTGCCGCTGCCGTCGGACCAGGCGTTCCAGTTCGAAGCCATCGTCGGCGACGGCAATACCCTGCTGCTGCGCTTCACCCCGGCGCCGGGCTACTACCTGTATCGCGACCGCACCGCGCTGGCGCTGGAAGGCGCGCCCGGCATCCGCACCGGCATGCCGCGCTGGCCCAAGGGCAGCTCGCACCAGGACGAACACTTCGGCAACGTGGTGGTGTACTTCGACCAGGCCGAAGTCACCGTGCCGCTGCAGCGCCAGCGCGCCGATGCCGCCGCCGCGACCCTGGTGGCGACCTTCCAGGGCTGCCAGACCGACGGCATCTGCTACCCGCCGATGACCCGGCGGGTGAAGCTGGCGCTGCCCAAGGGCACCGTCACCCCGGCCGACCAGGCCGAGGTCAGCCCGTTGCTGGTGACCCCGCTGGACAGCCGCCAGGCCGACGCCAACGACGCGGCCGCCGCCGCGGCCGCCGACGCCCTGCCGGCGATCCCGGACGCCTCGGCGCACAACGCCGCGCGCAGCGCCGCGCCGCCGCCGGCCACGCAGAACCTGCTGTGGATCCTGCTGCTGGCGCTGGGCGGCGGGTTGCTGCTGAACCTGCTGCCGTGCGTGTTGCCGATCCTGTCGCTGAAGGTGCTGGGCCTGGCGCAGAGCGGCGAGAGCCGCGGCCGCGCCCGCAGCCATGCGCTGTGGTACACGCTGGGCGTGCTCGCCTCCTTCGCCGTGATCGGCGGCATCGCCGTGGCCGCGCGCCTGCTGTGGGGCTTCCAGCTGCAACGCCCGGGCTTCGTCGCGGTGCTGGTGTACCTGATGTTCGTGGTCGGGCTGAGCCTGTCGGGCGTGTTCACCCTCAGCGCCAACCTGGGCGGCGTCGGCCAGTCGCTGTCGGCGCGCAGCGGCCCGGTCGGCGACTTCTTCACCGGCGTGCTGGCCTGCGTGGTGTCCAGCGCCTGCATCGGCCCGTTCATGGGCCCGGCGCTGGGCTATGCGCTCACCGCGCCGGCGGCGGCGGCGATGCTGGTGTTCCTGACCCTGGGCCTGGGCCTGGCGCTGCCGTTCCTGCTGATCGGCTTCGTGCCGTCGCTGGCCAGGCGCCTGCCCAAGCCGGGGGCGTGGATGGAGACGCTCAAGCAGGTGCTGGCGTTCCCGATGTACCTGAGCGCGATCTGGCTGCTGTGGGTGCTGGGCAAGCAGCGCGGCGTGGACGCGGTGGCGCTGCTGCTGATCGGCGCCACCCTGCTGGCGCTGGGCCTGTGGTGGTTCGAGCGCGCGCGCTGGCGCGGGCATGCGCTGGGCACCCGCCTGGCCAGCGTGTTGCTGCTGCTGGCGCTGCTGCCGGCCTGGGGCGTGACCCGGCTGCCGCCGCCCAGCGCCAGCGTCGAGCGCAACACCGTGGCCTATTCGCCGCAGATGCTCGACCGCCTGCGCACCGACAACCGCGTGGTGTTCGTCAACATGACCGCCGACTGGTGCGTCACCTGTAAGGCCAACGAGCGCAACGTGTTCGACAGCGATGCGTTCCGCGACACGATCAAGCGGGTCGACGCGGTGTACATGAAGGGCGACTGGACCAACGAGGATCCGCGCATCAGCGCCTTCCTCGCCGAGCACAAGGCGGTGGGCGTGCCGCTGTACGTGGTCTACGGCCCCGGCGCGCCGCCGACGGTGCTGCCGCCGGTGCTGAGCCAGGCCGTGGTCGAGGACGCCCTGCTGCGCGCGGCGCGGTGA
- a CDS encoding TlpA family protein disulfide reductase — protein MNAGAARLLAVAAVAAVLGVAAAHWWERRAPGMATAVPATASGRDAAPVATARPGDPAPALRLPTLDGGQLTLAQFRGRPLLVNVWASWCEPCVREMPELDRLARAQADGGVQVLGIALDRAEDVRAFLQQVPIGYPIALETPGPADASVRLGDTQGLLPYSVLIDADGRIVKQKLGPFAPGEVETWAGGGAQPSP, from the coding sequence GTGAACGCCGGCGCCGCGCGCCTGCTGGCGGTCGCCGCGGTGGCGGCGGTGCTGGGCGTGGCGGCGGCGCACTGGTGGGAACGGCGGGCGCCGGGCATGGCCACGGCAGTGCCGGCCACAGCCAGCGGCCGCGACGCGGCGCCGGTCGCCACAGCGCGGCCGGGCGACCCCGCCCCGGCGCTGCGCCTGCCCACGCTCGACGGCGGCCAGCTGACCCTGGCGCAGTTCCGCGGCCGGCCGCTGCTGGTCAACGTGTGGGCCAGCTGGTGCGAGCCCTGCGTGCGCGAGATGCCGGAACTGGACCGGCTGGCCCGCGCCCAGGCCGACGGCGGCGTGCAGGTGCTGGGCATCGCCCTGGACCGCGCCGAGGACGTGCGCGCCTTCCTGCAGCAGGTACCGATCGGCTACCCGATCGCCCTGGAGACCCCGGGTCCGGCCGACGCCAGCGTGCGCCTGGGCGACACCCAGGGCCTGCTGCCGTACAGCGTGCTGATCGACGCCGATGGCCGTATCGTCAAGCAGAAGCTGGGCCCGTTCGCGCCGGGCGAAGTCGAGACGTGGGCCGGCGGCGGCGCCCAGCCGTCGCCGTAG